The stretch of DNA GAAGACGCTCTACTTCATCTAGCGACAGAATTGTCGCGCGTGTTCTCATTGCCGCCGGTATCTTTCGATCCGGTCGGCGACACTATCGTCAGCGCAAGAAATTGGACTAATTTCTTGACCCTATATCTAGAGCAAGTCTAACGTGCGAATATAAGGTAGCTAACTGGTCCACCATTGGTGTGGTGTCTCAGACGAAATTCACATCGAGGCTCCTATGGTTTCCGCAACGCCTTTGAAGAATCTGGTAACAAGAGGGTGAAAGCCCACCTCGTTCGAAGAAATAAGTGAGACGGCCGAGCGGTATGTATTTAAGGTGGCGTAAGAGCCAACATTCGGAAGGAAGGAGGATAAGAACTCCAAAAATGTCGAAATTGATGTAGCCTAACAGCTGATTCTATTCCTTTGGTAAAAAAGACCATCCTAATCTCAAGGGATTTGTATACTGGGCTGATGTAGCctggttgtttttttttttttttttttttaatttttccagcgtttttttttttttttcaggcgGTTTCCCCCTAAGCAAGGAAGCCTGTCGGATAAACTCGCGGCTGCCAGGGAAATTCTGTTTCAGGTCGGGTGAATCTCTCTAAAAGAAGATGGCAGCATATTAGCGTCCGGGTTAAAGCGAATCGGTTGTTCGATTGCGAGCTTATTAAATAAGGGGAAAAAATGGCTGGGCCTGCCACCAGAGGGCCACCACAAGCCCTACCCTCCTATCCTAATGATTTTCCGTAAGACCCTTAAAATCAGAATAAAAAGAGGGAAGGCCTAAATGTAGAATCCACTCCAGTCTAAAAAAAAGGTGTCCACCGCTTGTGATAGTGGTTCTGGGTCAGGATACAAAGCGTTGAtacttattgttaatagaTAATGCAAAGGGATCGACATCAAAGTTGCCGAAATGAGAGTCGATTCTTTCAAGTACGACTGTTCGGGACTCCATTCTGTTTCTTTTGACACAATGCGTGATTCCGCATTTGCCCGATGTATTTTGAGCTGAGGGGATATACGAAGCGTAAACGAAAATATTCCATTCTGCGCACCCTTTCCAAATCTTTCGAAAAAAGGTAAATAACACAGGGAATTTAATAGACTCCATACGGTACATTAATGTAAGATAAAACCGTGGAGCTATCAACTCTTAGGAGTATGTAGGCCCCTTCTGCCTGAAAGGCGAAACATCTTAGAGCGTAAAGGACTGCTAAGAgttccaaaaatttaatatggtGATGTCTTTCCTCGGTGACGCATCGGAGAAGTTCTCGAGGTCGAAACGTTCTGTTCTAATGTTGCGTTGTGGCTTACTCAAAAGGGTGGTTTACCACCATAAAAGATCTTCGATTGAATCCGGCGAAGTCCTTTGAGCTTCAAGGTCCTTATCTGAAGATACAAGGGCTAGAAACTTTTCCCTCATTTAGAATACCGTACTGCTGGACAGACCGATATTAAAGACTCGATGAAGCTAGTGAAAGAACAAATCTTGCAGCGTTTCTTTCCGAGCAGAGTCAGTGTCATCTGGAGGAGCTTCTCTCTCTTGCCGGCTAGAATTGAAATCGCAAAGTGCTCCTTGTCCAAAAATaaaaccaaatatttggtgatTTTTCAGAGAGAATAACTCTCCACCTTCCTGACGATTTCTCAATCACAAGGTATGGTGATAAGAATTGTCCTTTGCAGTCCGCTACCTTCTCGATCGCCCCTATATCAAGCAATCTGCAAATCTCCTGAGCACAACCCCGACCTTCAGATTTGGAAGGACACTCGAGGGTTCACTGCTTTAAGATGGTGGTTATTGCGTGAAAGGCAGCCTCTTCTCCTTCTAATATTTCCTCAACTGGGGTCTGGAACGAAATGGTCAGCAACTGTTGCTTGCTGCCCTTGTCCTATTCGTCGCTCTCGACTGTCTAACAGGGGCGCGGGCGTTTCCGATCTGGCCGGCGCTAGCCGGTGATTTGATAGGTTGCTGAAAATGACAGCCATAAGTGCAGATAGGCGCGCCTCGAGGCAGGAAAGCGGCGcctaatttgaatttttcatagGTTAAAAAACCTGTTGAGGATAGCGCAGCGCGGAACGCTACTACAAgtatccatccggacgagacattGCATAATtgtattacactgaagatggccacgtaccttggccgaaacgtctgtataaatttataataaaaaaagaatttttgagcaaatcgatccagctcttgctctgttgactttatattaaaacgatatttatttaagtttttgattttatttgaaatcaaTTCTACTTGCCCATATGAAAGTTTATACGGTTGTTTACCCAAAACCCAACCATATTTTTTGTGTGATCAATCTTTTCATCACTCCTAAACAAATAAGATGCATGTAATCTAATGTAATATCTAATGTAATATCTTTAATCATATGAAAATGAGGCAAATTCGTCAAAATAGTTATCCCTTTGTGATAATCTTCATCATGTTGTTGTCTAAATTCAACATCTGTTCTCTTTATATTTGTCTGTGGAAagcacaatatattattaacccAACAACCTTCTGCCTTACATTTAGTGCAACTATAATAACCGGTatggttttttatatttaaaatataagatttagcGGGCGCATCAcatattataacttttattttaaaatcatatttttgattgttgataaaaattcCATTAGTAATCAAGTAAATTGCTTCATTTACaaattctttcaaatattcatttgGGTTTTTCGGTTTACCATAACCATGATAGAGGGCTAccattaaaacatattttttcaaaactttaatAGACTTTATTTGAACTAATATTAGCCACAAACAATTTGAACTGCTTTTACTAATAAGCAAAccatttatatttacagctAATTCAAAAGATATACAATTAGGAAGGAATAGATcacattgattaattaatatattaattgactGTGCAATCccaaagtaataaaaagaacCGGTACCCATTTTTACAGAAGCAAGATCGCTTGGAGTAAATAACACTGTTTTCGGATCTTTTGGTAAATTATGAAACACGGTcaaatcattttcattttggagaatttttaaaagttttctaaaactattttgagtaatatttttctctatgGCCCACGATGctaatttttttcgcaatgATGTATCTTCATTTTTGGTGCAAGTGgatattaaatcattattacTATTCATTATGTccctattattattaacgctATTTGAAGATGccatagaattatttaatatattattcggAAAACTTTCTTCGATATTGTTAGCATGACAATTTAATTGAGTAACATTTTCGCGAACCTCTTTACTTAATGATACATTAATTGGCTGAAAGCCAGGACTTtgtgtatcaatatttacattatttatatcttcgATACTTATCACTTTATTGTtcgaacaaataattttggtCAATTCAATTGGGTTGGTATGGCTTTGTAACTCAATTAAAGCCAACGACGCTTTCACATTGTCGCCTATTTTTCGATTGAAATGTCTCTTagacttaatttttattttaggcaTATTTATAGGtgagtattaattaaattagtaaatatttctgtaaacttataactattaattagaaattaattaaaaatttacaagaaaagttaaaataatattattttataggtattatattgtacattacCGAATTATTAATGCGTGTATTAGTTTTccgttatataaaatatctgaaataaaaattaaaaacataaacacacaaattcataaaatatgaagTGGATTTAGCGGAAGAGTGAAAAGTTGTTACGCGATAAAGATAACGACCATTAACCCAGAAGGGGCACattattacacaattaatGAAGAGGCAACCTCACCGTTACATCGCCTTCTGTCGCCTCTCTTCGTCTCTCTTTACGGCAGGAAGCAGTCGAGCGTTGGTCGTGGAAACTCAGGATCGGAAACAGCAGTAACCAACGCAAGATATGTATGTGTTCGATACAGCGGCCGGAACGCAACAAGAAAGACCAGAGCTGCCAGATTGAAGACATGAGCAACGAACAATTGAATGCACGCACAAGTAAAAATCGCATACGTGCGATGCACAAAACGCTCTGCGCAGCCATGTACCCACACAGCACAAAAAGTGTTAGGCACATGTCCGGCATATTCCATTTGGAATATTTGTAACATGCCAGGAATATTCCAGATCGTGGAATCCACGTTCTAGAAATGTGTTGGGAATGTAGAAATGTCCGCGGAAATGTCCTAAAAATTTTCACGTAGTAGGTATGTTCCTTTTGGTATATGCTTTCCACATTATTTCCACGTTCCTTCCACGACATTTCCACGTTCCGTTTACACGTTCTTTTCACATTTCTTCTACATGAATTGAACatgaaaatgacaaaatttattatttaactctgataaaaatatattagtacaaaaatggaaaattaatatatactgtaatattaatcaatacatatcaatatatatatatatatatatatatatatatatatatatatattgatatatattgattaatattacaaatatatatcatatatatttttccatttttgtactaatatatttttaccacagagatataaataataaaatttgaaaatccGTGGAGAACCAGAGATTTCTCGTTGAAATGTGTAGACATTCCGTatactttctatatatttttttaaatgataaatgtaCCAAcaacagtaatttttaataacacacTATTATTGAAAATCTATTGCTATTTCTATGAAAAACCGGAAAAGAGGATTGTATCTTCGGATagtgttatacatatatatacacacacttaaaaaataaagttgtattTAACATACTATCATACTatctaatatttctttaaaacttaaaaaaagcGTTTCTTTGGCACACGCCAATCTTTGggtttcaaaaaaaaaaataaaaaaaaaacaataataaaaacataacccataaacagtataaattaaaaatacaaataataattggttattgctcttccttaattaaattaaaaatcgttttaatatatatagccaatagagcaagagctggatcgatttgctcaaaaattccttttatttataaatttctacagacgtttcggccaaggtacgtggccatcttcagtgtaatacaaattataaaatttagtacatGATTAGAGAAGCGTTGGTACTATTTTTTGACTAAGGAAACGCATCCtattaaagtgaaaaaacCAAAATTAGGGGTATTCTCACGGCTCAAACaagttgtagaaaaaaattatataaatacctCTGATAAACGTGTAGTACAATGTGGTTAGTAAAGTTATATACGTGTGAGGCCACGGACCGTCTAACTtgcaaattagaaaaaataaactagattgaaagaaattataaaaaattagataaaacaaaaatatgaaatcataaaaatataaaaataaattaattttgaatatcaatACCTTAACGGTTCGTCACTACTAtgtaaaagcaattaaaactaTGACATGTGTCCACGGCTGTGAGTGGGACTCGACTGGTAAGGATGTAGGATGGAAAGGAAAGAGGGGATAGGTAAACGAAAACTACAGGGTAGGGAATTTTTTGAGTATTGGAAGATATGTATCCGGTAATGATTCTGTGTCCTCCTGTTTGTTCAGTCCTGTattctgtctttttatatgtagcatTTCGGAAGTTAATCTTTTACTGTAACAAGGTTCTCTGtctaatatatcaatttcgtCCCATTTGAAGTCATGATTAAAATCCATTCTGTGGCACGAAATTACTGAGGGGGAgcctgattttttattaatatccgttctgtgttcttttattctagtccgtaattgtctttttgtctGTCCTACGTACGTAGCGTCACAGTCTCGGCAAGAAATCTTATACACAATATCACATTGGTTCATCCTATCTAGAGAGTCTTTtccagtttttataaatttgttcaatttattGTCACACGAAAAGGCCAACATACTGtcgttattttttgagatttgaataaattgttccgataaattttttacatatggcaccgtaaaaatctttcttttgttattattattcgtatttGCGTTGTTATtgtcttttttgttaaaatttttgtgtatataaaattttattctatttttaatagttaaaaaaataaaatctaaaggataactattgtttaataagatAGTTATTATGTcttctaaattctttttttgaaattgtggATGGGATAACATTAGTACCCTATCAACCATGCCAATAATAACTCCTTTTTTGTGTGTTAAAGGGTGGTGTGAATggaagtttaaatattttcccgaGTATGtagatttatgaaaaatgtcaaaaataatgttcgagttgtcattaataattaaaacgttgagaaaattaatctgatttttattattaacttccAGTGTGAATTGTAATCTTGGGTGTATAGaattgaaaatggaaaatgtTTCATTTATAAGGTTGTTAGGGACTGCAATGAGGATGTCGTCAAcatatctgtaataaaaagacGGAGTACACGGTAAACGTTCTATGGCTAAACATTCTAAGTCTTGCAGAATAATATCCGCTATGATGGGGGATAATGGAGAGCCCATTGGTgtaccacacacacacacacacacacacacacacacaaaaacttgtttgtacatttttttattgaacttAAAAAACGTGGAATTCAGAATGAGAGAGATACCCATAACCAGTTCATTGAGTGGTATGGAAGTATGACCCTTTATCTGACTCCACCATTTTTTTATGCTATCGGCCGTATTTTCAATCGGTACATTGGTGAACAAAGAAACATCTAGTGAAGCAATGCAAGTATCAGGATTGATATGTTTTCCATTGAGTTTTTTGACTAAGctaaaactgttttttatgtaactgtttggtttttttaaactattgtaCAGTAATTCATGTATGTATTTGGCTAAATTGTAAATAGGGCTGTTAATAGAAGAAACTATTAGTCTCAGTGGAAAACCAGTTTTGTGTATCTTTGGTAGACCATAAGCTCTCGGTAAAATCCCgtcagtttttaataaataaaaatatgtgtgcTTATCGATATAGCCCCTTCCCTTCCATCTTAAAAGTAGAGTCCGCACGTTTTCGGTTAATTTTCTGGTTGGGTCCCTCTCAACTATGTGATAAGTATCTGTGTCTGAAAGAATATCTtccattttgttaatataatcctttttgtTTAAAGCAACCGTGACGTTTCCCTTATCAGCTCTTGTGAAAATAACATCcggattattatttatgaatttctttattattttgagcCAAGACCCAATCAGAAAATCGATGTTATTACCCGAGATCACAAAATTATCGATAATCGACGTAGCCTTATTCCTTACAGAACACTGAGTTTCTTTATCATATCTTTCTATGTTTCTTTCTATGTTTTTGATGAATTCGAATgagatttgttttttgttaGTTACCGGTAAATTGAATCTATCGCCCAACTGTAAAAGCAGAGATACTTCATTTGGAATcgtaaaattagaaatgttaaaaaaccAATTATCGCGtattatttcgaaatcatTTGTGAATTTAAACTTATCAGGTGTGATGTTAATGGTAATATTTTCGTTGTTATTGTTATCTGTTTTTTCCAAAGACCAAACATCACCGATACGATCATCTGTTTTACTCTTGTGAAAGgaataattaatcgattttatCCTAGATTTCTTTTCATTGTTCTGCAGCGCAATAAGCCAATCGATCTTTCGATCCTGATCCCCAATTTTTTGGTGCAACAACCTTGTCACACGTCTTTCCTGACTAGTGAAAAATTCACAAGTCAAATTCATCGGTAACAAATCAGAAATACGTTTaaagttattgtaaatatCGATTCTTAAGTGTTGTAAAAAGAGATAACCGTCGTTTAATTCCAAGCGTATAATTCTATTAGTCACATCTCTGTTTATATTTGTCAACCTTTTGAGTGAGTTCACATGGTATAGATGTAAATGTTTTGTAAGTGACCATTTAAGATGCGGAGGTATGATATTATAAcggatacatttttttaaaaaacggtGCCATTTACGGTGCCATTTACGGTgccatatgtaaaaaatttatcggaacaatttattcaaatctcaaaaaataacgaCAGTATGTTGGCCTTTTCGTGTGACaataaattgaacaaatttataaaaactggaAAAGACTCTCTAGATAGGATGAACCAATGTGATATTGTGTATAAGATTTCTTGCCGAGACTGTGACGCTACGTACGTAGGACagacaaaaagacaattacgaactagaataaaagaacacagaacagatattaataaaaaatcaggcTCCCCCTCAGTAAATTCGTGCCACAGAATGTGTTTAAAGTTAACGCTTTGAAATACATGACTCAAAGATTACCACAATGCGCCCCTGCATTCCCCTACCTAGTATTCGCCTCGGTAGAGGGCGTTTCTGTAGTATGCCTTCTTCTTTCGCGACGATCAGTGTGGTTTTCGATAAGAGTAAACTCAGTGGTTTTTATACGAAGCAGAAAGTGTGTCTCTGCACTCTGTTTCAGGGATTGACGGACTGACGAGTCCTctattaagaaatatagttCGATTCAGACGAGCACGACTCATATTTCGTAATAAGGGGGCTTCTTTAAGATACAAGCGGACgccattttctttttctgctcTCTGGCTGCTACGCAGCGGATCTCTGGTGAGGATCACTCGTGCTGTTACACAACAAAGATCTCTTCCTGCACTCGTGCTGCTACACGGCAAGACTCTCGTGAGTATCTCTCTGGCTGCTACGCAGCAAGGCTCGTGTGAGCATCTCTCTGGTTGCTACGCAGCAAGGCTCGTGTGAGCATCTCTCTGGCTGCTACGCAACAAGGCTCTTGTGAGCATCTCTTGGGCTGCTACGCAGCAAGGCTCTTGTGAGCATCTCTCGGGCTGCTACGCAGAAAAAACTCTagtgagaaaaaaagtgcTTTTACAAAGCTGATTTCTCACTTTTCTCAAAATTGTTCGTCTGAGGATCTGGGTTTATTCTCGTTCTGCAAAAATCAGTTTGCAGAACGGATCCGACAGACATTCATTGATATACAAAGTATAGATGTAATCGTTACACGATTACATCAACTTCTTTGCATCGATTTAAGAGTTTCTCTATATTCTTTAAGAGTagatttgtttatttacagaataaatttattttcttttctttttgtttgtaaagaccttttataaagtaaaaggtcgattacaatatttaaccatttaattaagttttatttgcaGCTAAGATTACtttagtttattttcttttggtttagttatatatatatatatatatatatatatatatatatatatatatatatatatatatttatagtttatttatcactattttatataaccatttgaataaatatttacagtgAAATTTTCAACTGTTTCCTGTCCTTCATAAACTGCCTATTGCTTATAGTTTAagattctaaattattttgtttcaattctCTCTCTATTCTTATCTAACATtttggtccttcgagccggataCAATAGGCAGTTTGAAAGATGAGGATCAGTCACATAGAAAATCGCTTAGAGCAACAGCTCACTCTCAAAGACTTGATTGCAAACTCAGTGGACAATCTTACAAAGATTGGTCATTCAAATGTCACGCCTCAGCGAGCACATGCTCGCCTATCTGCTCTTAAGGAAACTTGGGAGAAATTTTCTCTATTTCATGAAGCTATATGTTTAGCAATGACAAAGATAACTCAGGACAAAAAATCACAGTTGCATCAACATTCATATTTctctgaaaaattatattttgtaacgcACGAGTTGTACGTCGAAGCTGTAGAGAAAATGAATTCATTTCTCGATCAAGACTCGGaaagtaataatgaaatacCGTCAGTTCAATCGTCATCTCACAGTTCTTCTTTCCCTGTTTTCTTTCATCATGCTCGACTTCCTCGCATTGACATTCCTAAATTTAATGGTTCTCCTTCAGAATGGTTATCTTTCAAGGACTTGTTTAGCTCTCTGATTTTAGCCAATCCAACATTATCTTTAGtcgaaaaattacaatatctaAAAACAAGTTTAATAGGATCTGCATCtcattaattgaaaaataccaCCCTCACTGCTGACAATTTTCAGAAGTCATGGGAAGCATTGATAtccttttatgaaaataaaaggcTCTTAGTAAATTCTGCATTATATTCTCTAATGGGTCTCAAACGCATGACGAAAGAATCTGCTTCTGAAATGGAACAGCTTTACACCAACATAACCCAAATTTATCGCACGCTTGAAACCTTGAAAAGGCCTGTCCAAACATGGGACGatgtttttgttttcattGCCGTACAAAGGCTTGATCCGGATTCCGTAAAGGCATGGGAACATAATTTAGGCTCATCCAAGGAACCTCCGACTTGGAGCCAATTCACTGATTTCCTAGTAACGAGACTCCTCTCTCTTCAAGCTTTTGAAAAATCCAGAACAGGAAAAGCTTCCACTTCTTCACATCCAACTGCGAAATCTCATTTTAGCGGAAAAGCTAAAGTAAATCATTCTAACAAAATGAGTTCATGTCATTTATGCTCATCAAATCATTATATTGCAAACTGTCCCCAATATAGTTCAAAAACAGTAGAACAACGTTTAGctattattactaaaaacaaGCTTTGTTACAATTGTCTCGGAAATCATCGAGTCTCAGCTTGCCGGGTAACAAAGCGTTGCCAAAAGTGCGGGCATAAGCATCATACAAGCATccatcaaaaaaataatgctaaTTATGCAGCTTCCAGTTATACAAAGTCCAAAGATTCTCCTGCAAAAGAAGTAAGCTCAAACGAAACTCATGTGCTTCActcaattaaaaacaattcaaTTAATTCCTGCGCTTTATTAGCTACTGCTCAAATTGTGGTTATTGCAAATAATGGAGAAAACATAAAGGCTAGAGCTTTGATTGATCAAGGTTCGGagatatctttaatatcaGAACGTTTAGTACAACTTCTTTATCTCCCGAGAAGTTCTTCATCAATTTCATTAATTGGAGTGGGAAGAAAGAAAGCCAACAAGACAAACGGAACAACTCGCTTTACGTTAAGATCTCGtcatgatattaataatgaaatctcCATATCAGCGCACATCTTACCAAAACTTACTTCGTCTATTCCAACCGTAAAAATTCAAAGGCACATGTGGCAACATTTAGAAGGACTTACACTCGCTGATTGTGATTACAGATATCCAGGATCTATTGACATAATTCTAGGAGCCGACGTTTACTCACAAATAATTGAAGACGGAATTGTTAAAGGAGACATACATTCACCAATTGCACAACGTACTATTTTCGGCTGGATTATTTCAGGTCCCGTTAACAATAATGCTTCGAAAAATTGTGTGCAAGGATATCACATTTCTATTGACAGAGAACTTCACGAACTTTTGCAACATTTCTGGAAGCTCGAGGAAGTCTCTTCATCTCCTACGTCATCATTATCCATCGAAGATCAAGCATGCGAAAACCATTATCAATCAACTCATTCACGGGATCCACAAGGAAAATACATAGTTAAACTGCCATTCAAACAACCTGTTTCTAAATTAGGAGATTCTCGTGCAAAAGCACTTCAGATTATCACtaatttatcaaagaaattaGAGAAAGATCCACAGTATGCACAAGCTTATTCAGAGTTTTTAAGTGAATATGAGAAATTGGATCATATGCGATTAATACCTGATTCTCAACCTGAACCTAAGATAGCCTACTATCTTCCTCACCATGGAGTAGTAAGAGAGGCCAGTGTGACCACCAAACTTAGAGTGGTCTTTAATGGATCTAGTCGCACTACAACTGGAATTTCCTTGAATGATCTTCTTCATACTGGAAATAAACTTCAAAATGATGTATTTGACGTTTTAACTTGGTTCAGACAATTCCAGTATGTCTTTTCTACTGACATAGAAAAGATGTATAGACAAATTAAAGTTCATGAAGAAGATTGGaagtttcaacaaattttttggaTAAATCAAGCGAAAGATCTTTTAACTTACCAGTTAACAACGGTAACATATGGATTGGCCTGTGCTCCCTTTTTAGCTTTACGCACAATCTCACAATTGCTCGAAGACGAAGGCTCTAAATTTCCATTGGCACTTTCTTCGCTATCTAAAGGAAGATATGTCGATGACATATTCGGAGGAGCTGATTCAATTCCACAAGCTGAGCTAATTGTCGAGGAGTTAAATTCTTTGTGCATGGCGGGTGGTTTTCCCTTGCAAAAATGGACAAGTAACCACCCAACCATCCTTAAGTCTATTTCTCCTGAGAAAAAAgctaatttaaattctattcaaTTCGAAAAATCAACAATGATTCACGTGTTAGGATTATGCTGGAATCCATCAACAGACACTTTTCATTTCTCTGTTACTTTATCTGTTCCAACTGCAATTActaaacaaacaattttatcaacCATAGCTAAAGTGTTCGATCCACTCGGGCTTCTGTCCCCTATCACGATTACTGCAAAGATATTTATGCAAGAACTTTGGACTATCAAGGTCGGATGGGATGATCCACTGCCTCTTCCAACATCTAAAAAATGGATTGATTTCATCAAACTTCTGCAAGAGATACCAAAGTTGAGTTTCCCCCGATGGATCAGCTTGAATTCAGAACACAGTTTTGAAATTCATGGATTTTGTGATGCATCACAGAGAGCAATTTGCGCAACCGTTTACGTACGATCAACGGATCGCGAAGGAAAGATATCTACAAACTTATGTTCAAAGACAAAGGTTGCGCCATTAAAAAGGATGTCAATTCCGCGTCTTGAACTGTCAGGAGCAGTTCTATTAACAAATCTAGTTAC from Linepithema humile isolate Giens D197 chromosome 2, Lhum_UNIL_v1.0, whole genome shotgun sequence encodes:
- the LOC136997837 gene encoding uncharacterized protein, with protein sequence MGLKRMTKESASEMEQLYTNITQIYRTLETLKRPVQTWDDVFVFIAVQRLDPDSVKAWEHNLGSSKEPPTWSQFTDFLVTRLLSLQAFEKSRTGKASTSSHPTAKSHFSGKAKVNHSNKMSSCHLCSSNHYIANCPQYSSKTVEQRLAIITKNKLCYNCLGNHRVSACRVTKRCQKCGHKHHTSIHQKNNANYAASSYTKSKDSPAKEVSSNETHVLHSIKNNSINSCALLATAQIVVIANNGENIKARALIDQGSEISLISERLVQLLYLPRSSSSISLIGVGRKKANKTNGTTRFTLRSRHDINNEISISAHILPKLTSSIPTVKIQRHMWQHLEGLTLADCDYRYPGSIDIILGADVYSQIIEDGIVKGDIHSPIAQRTIFGWIISGPVNNNASKNCVQGYHISIDRELHELLQHFWKLEEVSSSPTSSLSIEDQACENHYQSTHSRDPQGKYIVKLPFKQPVSKLGDSRAKALQIITNLSKKLEKDPQYAQAYSEFLSEYEKLDHMRLIPDSQPEPKIAYYLPHHGVVREASVTTKLRVVFNGSSRTTTGISLNDLLHTGNKLQNDVFDVLTWFRQFQYVFSTDIEKMYRQIKVHEEDWKFQQIFWINQAKDLLTYQLTTVTYGLACAPFLALRTISQLLEDEGSKFPLALSSLSKGRYVDDIFGGADSIPQAELIVEELNSLCMAGGFPLQKWTSNHPTILKSISPEKKANLNSIQFEKSTMIHVLGLCWNPSTDTFHFSVTLSVPTAITKQTILSTIAKVFDPLGLLSPITITAKIFMQELWTIKVGWDDPLPLPTSKKWIDFIKLLQEIPKLSFPRWISLNSEHSFEIHGFCDASQRAICATVYVRSTDREGKISTNLCSKTKVAPLKRMSIPRLELSGAVLLTNLVTRISLTLELNAPVFLWTDSAVVYTWINNHPSRWKEFVQNRVCHIQETLLRAIWKFIPGVDNPADCATRGLTPAQLDKHTLWWSGPH